One Microlunatus soli genomic window carries:
- a CDS encoding geranylgeranyl reductase family protein — MTGSAAPASGVGSQRRHAATGSGAPSGGAIESDVIVVGAGPGGSAAATYLARSGLNVSLLEKTSFPREKVCGDGLTPRGTKQLIKLGIDISTENGWAHQRGLRFWAGGRHWDLDWPDLTDWPGYGVTRQRADFDQLLANNAVAAGAKLYELANVTEPIISPDTDRITGVLTKDGRRFTAPLVVAADGNSTRISVAMGINRREKLPMGVAVRTYYKSPLHDSPYIESWPELWEGKPGESKLLPGYGWIFPLGDGTCNVGLGILNTSTAFGKVDYKQMLKVWMDNTPPAWGFTDENRVGRVLGAALPMAFNRRPHYTRGLLLVGDAGGMVSPFNGEGIPYAMESAEMAAEAIADAHFRGVGTPAAEKVLQGYPARLNEEWGGYYTLGRVFTKIIGQPALMKVAVKYGLPRKVVMQFTLKMLSHLTDHRDGDIYDRIVNGLSRIAPAT, encoded by the coding sequence ATGACTGGCAGCGCGGCTCCCGCATCGGGAGTTGGGTCGCAGCGTCGTCACGCGGCGACCGGGTCCGGCGCACCCAGTGGCGGTGCGATCGAGAGCGACGTGATCGTCGTCGGTGCCGGGCCCGGCGGGTCTGCCGCGGCCACCTATCTGGCCCGCAGCGGCCTGAACGTGTCGCTGCTGGAGAAGACCAGCTTCCCGCGGGAGAAGGTCTGTGGCGACGGTCTGACCCCGCGCGGCACCAAGCAGTTGATCAAGCTCGGCATCGACATCTCGACCGAGAACGGCTGGGCGCACCAGCGTGGCCTGCGGTTCTGGGCCGGTGGCCGGCACTGGGATCTGGACTGGCCGGATCTGACCGATTGGCCGGGCTACGGCGTCACCCGGCAGCGCGCCGATTTCGATCAGCTGCTGGCCAACAATGCGGTCGCCGCCGGCGCCAAGCTGTACGAGCTGGCCAACGTGACCGAGCCGATCATCTCGCCCGACACCGACCGGATCACCGGCGTGCTCACCAAGGACGGCCGCCGGTTCACCGCGCCGCTGGTGGTCGCTGCCGACGGCAACTCCACCCGGATCAGCGTCGCGATGGGAATCAACCGACGCGAGAAGCTGCCGATGGGGGTCGCGGTCCGGACCTACTACAAGAGCCCGCTGCACGACAGCCCGTACATCGAGTCCTGGCCCGAGCTCTGGGAGGGCAAGCCGGGGGAGTCCAAGCTGCTCCCGGGGTACGGCTGGATCTTCCCGCTCGGCGACGGCACCTGCAATGTCGGCCTCGGCATCCTGAACACCTCGACCGCCTTCGGCAAGGTCGACTACAAGCAGATGCTCAAGGTGTGGATGGACAACACGCCGCCGGCCTGGGGCTTCACCGACGAGAACCGGGTCGGCCGGGTGCTCGGCGCGGCGCTGCCGATGGCGTTCAACCGGCGCCCGCACTACACCCGCGGACTGCTGCTGGTCGGCGACGCCGGCGGGATGGTCAGCCCGTTCAACGGCGAGGGCATCCCGTACGCGATGGAGTCGGCCGAGATGGCTGCCGAGGCGATCGCCGACGCGCACTTCCGCGGAGTCGGGACCCCTGCGGCGGAGAAGGTGCTGCAGGGATACCCTGCTCGATTGAACGAGGAGTGGGGCGGCTACTACACGCTCGGCCGGGTGTTCACCAAGATCATCGGGCAGCCGGCCCTGATGAAGGTGGCGGTCAAGTACGGGTTGCCGCGCAAGGTGGTCATGCAGTTCACGCTGAAGATGTTGTCGCACCTGACCGATCACCGTGACGGAGACATCTACGACCGGATCGTCAACGGACTGTCCAGGATCGCGCCGGCAACATGA
- a CDS encoding NADH-quinone oxidoreductase subunit A, with amino-acid sequence MSLYTGFVIALIIAAGFVALTITASMLVGPKRYNRAKLDSYECGIEPTPQPAGGGRFPVKYYLTAMLFIVFDIEIVFLYPWAVSFDQMGVFALVEMVLFIVTVFVAYFYILRRGGLEWD; translated from the coding sequence ATGAGCCTCTACACCGGCTTTGTGATCGCGTTGATCATCGCCGCGGGCTTCGTGGCGTTGACGATCACGGCCAGCATGTTGGTCGGACCGAAGCGCTACAACCGGGCCAAGCTGGACAGCTACGAGTGCGGCATCGAGCCGACCCCGCAGCCGGCCGGCGGTGGTCGCTTCCCGGTGAAGTACTACCTGACCGCGATGCTGTTCATCGTCTTCGACATCGAGATCGTCTTCCTCTACCCGTGGGCGGTCTCGTTCGACCAGATGGGCGTCTTCGCGCTGGTCGAGATGGTGTTGTTCATCGTCACGGTGTTCGTCGCCTACTTCTACATCCTGCGACGCGGCGGGCTGGAGTGGGACTGA
- a CDS encoding NuoB/complex I 20 kDa subunit family protein — translation MGLEEKLPSGIMLTTVEALAGAVRSASFWPVTFGLACCSFEMMTMGTPRFDSARWGQEVFRNSPRQADLMIVAGRVSQKMAPIVRQVYDQMAEPKFVLSMGVCASSGGMFNNYAIVQGVDHIVPVDVYVPGCPPRPEMLIDGIFKLRKLKVEKMPIGSNAEAAEQDNERLALAKPATIEQKGLLR, via the coding sequence ATGGGACTCGAGGAAAAGCTCCCGAGCGGGATCATGCTCACCACCGTCGAGGCGCTCGCCGGTGCGGTGCGAAGCGCATCGTTCTGGCCGGTGACCTTCGGCCTGGCCTGCTGCTCGTTCGAGATGATGACGATGGGTACGCCGCGGTTCGACTCCGCCCGCTGGGGCCAGGAGGTCTTCCGCAACAGTCCGCGGCAGGCCGACCTGATGATCGTCGCCGGCCGGGTCAGCCAGAAGATGGCGCCGATCGTCCGCCAGGTCTACGACCAGATGGCCGAGCCCAAATTCGTGCTGTCGATGGGTGTCTGCGCCTCCAGCGGCGGCATGTTCAACAACTACGCGATCGTCCAGGGCGTTGATCACATCGTCCCGGTCGACGTCTACGTTCCCGGCTGCCCGCCGCGGCCGGAGATGCTGATCGACGGCATCTTCAAGCTGCGCAAGCTGAAGGTGGAGAAGATGCCGATCGGCAGCAATGCCGAAGCGGCCGAGCAGGACAACGAACGCCTGGCGCTGGCCAAGCCGGCGACGATCGAGCAGAAGGGACTGCTGCGGTGA